The Lolium perenne isolate Kyuss_39 chromosome 6, Kyuss_2.0, whole genome shotgun sequence genome segment GTGTTAAATCTTAGGTTATGGTTTAAGAAGATTACTGCACCAGGCAAACCTATTGCTCGCGATTTCATGTTGTTCTGCACCCAGGATTCTCCAGTTTTTTACTACTTTCACTTATCCTGATGTAATTAAGTTTGAATGTTGACTAAATAGACAGTTGTGGTTACCCCCATTTCTGAAAGAAGCGAAATTCCAAAATGTGCTAAGCATTTCACATGCAGTATGAGCACTCCATATATTATCAATTAGACTTTCTCATCCCTATAATCCCCTGGTTAAGTTCTCTTCATAAGTAGTTCCATATTAGGTGGTATCATGATATTATATTTGCAACTTTTATGTAGGTATGAGTACCGATGGGCTGATGGTGTATTGATAAAGAAGCCCATAGAAGTGTCAGCGCCAAAATATGTCGAGTACCTAATGGACTGGATTGAAGGCCAGCTTGACAATGAATCCTTATTTCCTCAGAAGCTGGGTATGTTGCTCGCATTATGGACTATTCCTAGTTTTTCAGGAACACTTCTTATTATTGGGACAGTCAAGTTTAGCTGATCTGTGTTGATTTTCTTTATCCAGGCACACCATTTCCACCCAACTTCAAGGATGTTGTGAACACAATTTTCAAGCGCTTGTTTCGTGTCTATGCCCACATATACCATTCACATTTTCAGAAGATTGTCAGCCTCAAGGAGGAGGCTCATCTTAACACCTGCTTCAAGCACTTCATTCTGTTTACAAACGTATGTCTCTTGCTTTGCAAGCTCAACATTAACAGATTGTGTCGTTGAGCATGACAGATCTAGTCTTGGGTGGGAGGAACGGCAAAATTTACATTTGTTCACTTGTGATGCAGGAATTTGGGCTGATTGACAAGAAGGAGCTGGCTCCTCTCCAGGAGCTCATAGAATCCATCATCGTTCCTTACTGAGAAATAAATACTGAGGCGGAACTGAACATGGTTCCCAAGACCTCTGCAGTAGTGATTGAGGAATTGGGCCATCTGCGCCAATAATTTACTGGCATGAGAGCTTACTGTTCCATTTGTTTGACATAAAAAAAAGGTGGTGTACATTGCTAATGTTGTATTTGTATGTACCTGATCTCCCTTATTCAACTGTATTGGCCGTGCAAGCGCAATTGTACTGTTATAACATGCATGATGGGGTTGGGTTGTGACATATTGCTGGAAAAGAACAGTTTTAAGATGGCTAGTGCAGTTGTTGATGGATGTAAAGCGGTGTTTGCTGGGGCCTTGCTGCCTTCACGTTGGGTTATTTTGTTCTGCGATAGCTTTGGAGTTTGGGTTGAGCCTTGAGGGCCTTGcaggttttttcctttttcttgaaCTGTTATGGACGTTCCAGTGCATCGTCTAAGCTTTGTGTAGTGTGGCGGATCACTGAATTTGGTTATGTCGCATGAGGTATGATCCATGAGCGGTTAATGATATACAGTAGATTGAACTGTAACTGCAAAGAGCTGCTAATTAGGGCAAATATGTGGTGTTTGCCAGCGGGTAGTCTCTGATGCAAGTGTTTTCCCTTTCATAGATGTATTCTCTTTTCTATGTTTATACAGCCAGCGGGAGTAATCAGCCATCGCAAATCCAAAGTTACAAGAACGAAGGGTTAAAAGATGTCATCACGTCGACAACTCTTTGTTGTTTTAGGTGGTGCTATCTGCTACGAGTCTCTTTGTCTCAGAAATTATCTATCAAAAAAATAATGAGAAAAACatcgaaaagtgtctttggctcgtGAGTTCCACTGCTACTTTCATCATTTTTTTAAAAATCATAGTTACAAGTTTCAAAAAAATAGACATAGTCAATGATGTATCCTATAAGTATGTAAAAAATTGCAATGGGAACTTCTTTATATAGTTGGCTACATAAAATCTGATAAAGTTTAGAGACTTGAAAATGTGCATACCTGTGTTATTTTGTGTCAATTAGAATACTAAGTACTCCTCTGTTCTTGAATACAAGGCCACTATCAAAAATACATTTTTTATCTATACAATGCCACTAACACTAATCGATAAAAATAATTAGCTTTTTACCTTGTAGGATGATGTTCATTAATGAGAACATTGCATGTAGCCATAGAGAAAGAGCCATCCCGTTTAATATATTTAATTAGCCTGAAACACGAGAGCATTTACACATAAATAATCGTGCTATTTATCACTTGAATTTGTTTCCTTGATACGTAAAATATGGATTTGTGGCCTTGTATACAAGACCGGTATTTAAATTATTTTTTGCACGTCCGTGGTTTGCACCATCTGCTACATCCAGGTTTTCATTTCAATTTGTTTGAATCGTAAATATAATTTGTATTCTTTAAAAATAACAGGATCCCTCGAGCCAGGTAAATCTCTACTCGAAAAACACAAGCTAGACGGACAAGgcgtttttattatttttgtcatttttgtgtcgcGCATGATTAAAAAATTGCATTACGAttttgccgccgccgccaacacTTAGAAGAAAAAAGGGATGGTGTTAGAAAACAAGGTACATCTACACTTTAATATGGTCAAATGTTTCTTCATCTACTAACAGGAGTAAGCCGGTACATTTAGATTTGTAGGATCCAGATCTAAATAATTCAAATTTCATTCCATTATAAAATGATTCACTAACGTACTTtctcgaccccccccccccccccccataaaTATTGTGTAGATCTTAACAAAAAAAATACAGAATTAATGGTCTCAAATTAATGGCAAGATCTTACTAGATATTTTCAAAGAGATCTAAAATAAATACTACACAATAGCATACTGATACTGCAATAAGTAATCAAATGACGCGATTCCTGGAAATATACCGATTGGAGGAAAAAATATACTACCCATAACCAATCCCACTGTAATTGTAATAATGAAATAAGACATGGTTATATATCttcgtatctagataaagttgagaaTTTTTTTTAGAATCTAAGGGAGTATTATATTTCTAACTTTTACTTTTTTCAAAAATTCAGAACACGCAAACTATCATCGACATCGACAAAGTacagaattatttttatttttaaaacttATAAATATGATTTTGATTTTTTGTTAACATAGAGATCACTGGAGCAAGATTGGAAGATACTGGCTGGTTAAACAATGACCAACCTCAGACCAGACCCAAGCTGCCACCTACCCTCCCTCCTCCACTGAAACTGAAACTGAAACTGACACTCCACCGAGCGCCGCGGGATCCACCCCGCCCTCCACCTGGCCTGCGTGCGtctccctcactctctcctcGCCGCCTCCTTCACAACCATCCTTCCTTCCTTCCCTGCCCTAACCCCGGCCTCCGTCTCCGCATTCCCCTTCCGACCAGCGCACCGCACCGCACCGAGCCCTCGCTGGATACGCGGCCCCGGCCATGGCGGGACGCGGCGGCCGGAGGGACGCGGAAGCCGCGGTGAGGATCGGCACCGGCAACGTGTTCGCCGCGCTCGAGGCgctcaagaggaagaagaagaagccgccctcctcctcctccgcctcctcgtcgGCCGCGGCCGCCCCGGGGCGCAAGGGTAAGGGATCAACCAAGAAGGCCGCCgcgccgcccccgccgccgccagaggTCTTCTGGGCGCCCGCGCCGCTCAAGTCCAAGTCTTGGGCCGACGTggaggacgatgacgacgacgactactTCGCCACCACCGCCCCGCCGCCTCCCGTCTGGGGAACCGCCTCCGCCCCCGCCGCGCCGGAGGGCAAGTCCGGCGCCGAGGAGGTCAGTATCCGTTTTTCTTTCGCGTCTACTTATGTTCTTTGCATAAGTTGAAAGGGATCTAGGCTGGAGAAAGTTGATAGAAATGAATCAATATTCAAGAATCCTCTACAGATTCAGTTCCGTTGAAGGTTGCAGTTAGTGAGACTGCGTTGATTCCTGTTCTAGACAGTGGGGTCATGTTATTTAGGTGTGGGGAAGAGTAGTATAGTACTGCCTGGTGGTGGTCCTTTGCTGGTGGAGCGAGATGCGCCAACTTGTGATGTTTATTCAATGACCAAAAGGGTACAGCTTGGAATCTTGAGAATTGGACATCAGGTGCCTTCAGTTGTGGCTTTTCTATATTTATGCATGATATGGTAATGGGGTAGACAGCTTCATGAATGGAGGTGCTCTCTTTCGTGTGCGTATCTTCTTGGGTAGATTCACCTCACGGTCCTAACTGTGCTGAAGATCCATGGTGGGTAGGCCCTAGCTGTTTGCTGTACATTTGTTCCACTATGTCATTCCAGGAAGTTTGGTGGTGTGTGGCATGGAGACCATACTGTTGTTTTACGA includes the following:
- the LOC127307699 gene encoding MOB kinase activator-like 1A, with the translated sequence MSLFGLGRNQKTFRPKKSAPSGSKGAQLRKHIDATLGSGNLREAVRLPPGEDINEWLAVNTVDFFNQVNLLYGTLTEFCTSESCPTMTAGPKYEYRWADGVLIKKPIEVSAPKYVEYLMDWIEGQLDNESLFPQKLGTPFPPNFKDVVNTIFKRLFRVYAHIYHSHFQKIVSLKEEAHLNTCFKHFILFTNEFGLIDKKELAPLQELIESIIVPY